In Populus nigra chromosome 1, ddPopNigr1.1, whole genome shotgun sequence, one genomic interval encodes:
- the LOC133680865 gene encoding transcription repressor OFP14: MPNKLQKSLQDYIYKIKNPTQNIQLSSNSFSNSKNWILRGCKHPRTLSFAIAGNQDKSRDEEDEEKGGAATLSDVDRFLFENFRSLYINDDDGNFQKESDPRSRGGGQAPSMNEILIDSPRYIDPPLGLCGSHRFFMERGSSSGSLVEEARSSLTATSENMGSSSSSTSVSTTTLNDDSATIASNDPKQVRLPDDCIAVLTYSPSPYDDFRRSMQEMVEEKLQNNGKVDWDFMEELLLCYLNLNEKTSHKFILSAFVDLIVGLRKNPDKVPVRSRHSRIARSGGRRKLENVT, translated from the coding sequence atgccAAATAAACTCCAAAAGTCTCTCCAAGACTACATCTATAAGATCAAAAACCCTACCCAAAATATCCAATTATCTTCTAATTCTTTCTCAAATTCAAAGAACTGGATATTAAGAGGCTGCAAACACCCTAGAACACTATCCTTTGCCATAGCTGGTAACCAGGATAAGAGTCGTGATGAAGAAGACGAGGAGAAGGGTGGCGCGGCAACACTCTCTGATGTGGATCGCTTCCTTTTCGAGAATTTTAGGTCACTTTATATCAATGATGACGATGGGAATTTTCAAAAGGAAAGTGATCCTAGATCTAGAGGAGGTGGCCAAGCTCCGAGCATGAACGAGATTTTAATTGATTCACCTAGGTATATTGATCCACCACTGGGTCTGTGTGGCTCCCATCGATTCTTTATGGAGCGGGGTTCATCATCCGGCTCACTTGTGGAAGAGGCACGGTCCAGCTTAACTGCCACCTCCGAGAACATGGGTTCAAGTTCAAGTTCAACCTCAGTCTCAACCACCACCCTCAATGACGACTCTGCCACAATTGCTTCAAATGATCCAAAGCAGGTAAGGCTACCAGATGACTGCATCGCAGTGCTAACCTACTCTCCGAGTCCCTACGATGATTTTCGGCGGTCCATGCAAGAAATGGTGGAAGAAAAATTGCAGAATAACGGTAAGGTTGATTGGGATTTCATGGAAGAGCTTTTGCTATGTTACTTGAACTTGAATGAGAAAACGTCCCACAAGTTCATACTCAGTGCTTTCGTGGACCTCATTGTTGGTTTGCGCAAGAATCCGGACAAAGTTCCTGTCAGATCACGCCATTCTCGAATTGCAAGATCAGGAGGGAGGAGGAAATTGGAAAATGTAACGTAA